The Halorussus caseinilyticus genome contains a region encoding:
- a CDS encoding DUF7342 family protein, producing the protein MTTDESNSDKGLMERQTTGEDRVRMVARQLSEPRTANWIASEADRSHEPTKRVLERLVDDGILRRDDSGTHTTYSPDYRRQAMQEATRLRDSGHTVEELTDRLADMKAQIRDWKDEFDVESPNQLRGTIADEALDAEDEDHRREIAREWEHLQRRIQIVGFVIREWDFLAPTSEPAEASS; encoded by the coding sequence ATGACCACCGATGAATCGAATTCCGACAAAGGACTCATGGAACGCCAGACAACCGGTGAGGATCGAGTACGGATGGTCGCGCGTCAGTTGTCAGAGCCACGGACCGCAAACTGGATCGCCTCCGAAGCAGACCGGTCGCACGAACCGACCAAGCGCGTCCTCGAACGGCTTGTCGACGATGGTATTCTCCGTCGTGACGACAGCGGCACACACACCACGTACTCGCCGGATTACCGCCGTCAAGCGATGCAGGAAGCAACGCGCCTTCGAGACAGCGGGCATACTGTCGAAGAGCTCACAGACCGTCTCGCCGACATGAAGGCACAGATTCGGGACTGGAAAGACGAGTTCGACGTTGAGTCACCGAATCAGCTTCGCGGAACAATCGCCGACGAGGCTCTTGATGCTGAAGACGAAGACCACCGCCGCGAAATCGCGCGTGAGTGGGAACACCTCCAGCGCCGCATCCAGATCGTCGGGTTCGTCATCCGAGAATGGGACTTTCTGGCCCCAACAAGTGAGCCGGCCGAGGCCAGTAGCTAA
- a CDS encoding tyrosine-type recombinase/integrase, which yields MSETINWSHHDLDGLEELYWDKIAPALRRDGRDPHTRPSYETLADLGYSGISYTLQQHHDLTVKEFLTDVVGLDDSTVSSKSPDDYAWQISSTETIDEFEAYLRALDRRRKLADSTLASKRTHLATYAQIYEDLHETSDLLAPLSEPSEQAAETERAYQVVEVLDDELATDGTKFTYVGTVQGWYDRLDRHGAAAYNPLDGVTTDFGWERTEPDNKALAPSDVRALNNEANTPADRLLLVALAAWGLRSGEVARLHVNQFVGVDSDDPHLEFKERKNGPSTVSLLYGLDAYRERQRELDDYDEWNGYLFPSTQAEAGHIDSDTVRNRFHRLAEQADVRVDGGLPKPHMARRFWYSQYQDALADVLDRLDIIADEQGVHPQTWCIRTISPRRNVERLGGLQCGSYLRTRSASSHRGLGRSFGPSLAPSG from the coding sequence ATGAGCGAGACCATAAACTGGAGCCACCACGACCTCGACGGCCTCGAAGAGCTGTATTGGGATAAAATTGCGCCTGCGTTGCGCCGTGATGGACGCGACCCCCATACCCGACCGTCCTACGAGACGCTCGCCGACCTCGGATACAGCGGTATCAGCTATACCCTTCAGCAACATCACGACCTCACTGTCAAAGAGTTCCTCACCGACGTGGTCGGCCTCGACGACTCCACCGTTTCCAGTAAATCACCGGATGACTACGCTTGGCAGATATCGTCCACCGAGACCATCGACGAGTTCGAAGCCTACCTCCGCGCACTCGACCGCCGCCGGAAGCTTGCCGACTCCACGCTCGCCTCGAAACGCACCCATCTAGCAACCTATGCACAAATCTACGAGGACCTCCACGAGACATCGGACCTGCTCGCGCCGCTTTCTGAACCGTCAGAGCAGGCCGCAGAGACTGAACGCGCCTATCAAGTTGTGGAGGTCCTCGACGACGAACTTGCGACCGACGGTACGAAATTCACCTACGTCGGGACGGTCCAGGGCTGGTATGACCGACTCGACCGGCACGGCGCGGCCGCCTACAATCCCTTGGATGGCGTGACGACCGACTTCGGCTGGGAGCGCACAGAACCCGACAATAAGGCACTAGCGCCTTCGGACGTCCGCGCACTCAATAACGAGGCCAACACACCCGCAGATCGCCTCCTGCTCGTTGCACTCGCCGCGTGGGGGTTACGGTCGGGCGAGGTCGCTCGACTTCACGTCAACCAGTTCGTCGGTGTCGACTCCGATGATCCACACCTTGAGTTCAAGGAGCGGAAGAACGGCCCGAGTACGGTCAGCCTCCTCTACGGCTTGGACGCCTACCGGGAGCGCCAGCGCGAACTCGATGACTACGACGAGTGGAATGGCTACCTATTCCCCTCGACACAGGCCGAGGCTGGCCACATTGACTCAGATACTGTCCGGAATCGATTCCACCGACTCGCCGAACAGGCTGATGTCCGTGTCGACGGTGGCCTCCCGAAGCCCCACATGGCCCGTCGGTTCTGGTATAGCCAGTATCAGGACGCACTTGCAGACGTGCTCGACCGCCTTGATATTATCGCTGACGAGCAGGGAGTTCATCCGCAGACGTGGTGCATCAGAACTATCTCTCCGAGGAGAAACGTCGAGAGGCTCGGCGGCCTGCAATGCGGGAGTTACTTGCGGACGCGTTCGGCGAGTAGTCATCGAGGTCTTGGACGCTCGTTTGGACCTTCGCTCGCACCTTCCGGGTAG
- a CDS encoding DEAD/DEAH box helicase has protein sequence MSSLPGSLSPEDETLVQDLLAAHGFDSLTETQHQAFEARILDGGNHLLVAETGNGKTLCAEAVTKQMLDAGGRVAYLVPSKQLVKAKEEELNTWADEEYDVQQGGYRHADVPVATFDSFYQAMLRDTGGVRSLDLVVLDDFHIIYGERRGRGLEKAIAAVLDNNVNIFAMSATVGNPKELADWMNANLVVSDEERSIEIEEHPVMVEDQTDKKTQIVDHLRGNPGKSPYLVFNGSKPKTEARAEGLAETNAFADRSSRNFHSELRSRLDGMEPTRKLHDLATLMSKGVAYHHASLPSSIRNWIEECYEEGDLAALFCTPTLAYGFDAPVQSVVVSDLKRWTGGGMEYIHTYEYIQWIGRVARPGKGFEKGYAYPFYSDFDAASEQFFNDPDLEPVTSHVDSGDGLRWLILELVEMGWDTPEEIEDFLTETLFWHQLSGDRAWDDGTVDKRTRMRQKLREAADWLQKFGFLREKETEQRFENTRQGSAAVEFNFNVFGGYSLRSVHDLCADLESKDTFTAQNLLYQFAVFTDAYLSHDGLSTDFEDKLLNAEYLPDEDPAIVTGILGWYWSQGIPATEIEDRTNVDPTSIRMTARNLSRTLDAATPLFDAIQAEKPDWYDDFVTSIEKGVPREDLPVARHVHGVGRVTISNLRDYLTEMDTGDTRFDFQTETLAGGLGEAYEQVKREDQLEAFLQNVDRIGQTRAKRLTAFAERQDGDRDVEPLFGANAVESESGGTTSFSRNSSLDEFM, from the coding sequence ATGTCCTCGCTCCCGGGTTCACTTTCGCCAGAAGACGAGACGTTGGTCCAAGACCTTCTTGCGGCCCACGGCTTCGACTCGCTCACCGAAACCCAACACCAAGCCTTCGAGGCGCGAATTCTCGACGGCGGCAACCACCTACTCGTCGCGGAAACCGGTAACGGAAAGACACTCTGTGCGGAGGCCGTTACGAAACAGATGCTCGACGCGGGTGGGCGTGTCGCGTATCTTGTACCGAGCAAGCAACTGGTGAAAGCAAAAGAAGAGGAACTGAACACATGGGCAGACGAGGAGTATGATGTACAGCAGGGCGGCTACCGGCATGCTGACGTTCCGGTCGCAACCTTCGACAGTTTCTATCAGGCTATGCTCCGGGATACGGGCGGCGTTCGGTCGCTCGACCTCGTAGTCCTTGACGACTTCCACATTATCTACGGCGAGCGTCGTGGCCGGGGACTTGAGAAAGCCATCGCGGCGGTCCTCGACAACAACGTCAACATCTTCGCCATGTCTGCGACGGTCGGCAACCCGAAAGAGCTAGCCGACTGGATGAACGCGAATCTCGTCGTCAGCGACGAGGAGCGAAGCATCGAGATCGAAGAACACCCGGTAATGGTAGAGGATCAGACGGATAAGAAAACCCAAATCGTGGACCACCTGCGCGGAAATCCCGGCAAGTCGCCGTACCTCGTATTCAACGGGTCGAAGCCAAAGACCGAAGCCCGAGCCGAGGGGCTGGCCGAGACGAATGCATTCGCCGACCGGAGTAGCCGGAACTTCCACTCCGAGCTTCGGTCCCGACTCGACGGGATGGAACCAACGAGAAAACTTCACGACCTTGCGACGCTCATGTCGAAGGGCGTCGCCTACCACCACGCGAGTCTTCCGTCTTCGATTCGGAATTGGATCGAAGAGTGCTACGAGGAAGGCGACCTCGCCGCGTTGTTCTGCACTCCGACGCTGGCCTACGGATTCGACGCCCCGGTCCAATCGGTCGTCGTTAGTGACCTGAAGCGATGGACCGGCGGAGGCATGGAGTACATCCACACCTACGAGTACATCCAATGGATTGGCCGTGTTGCACGGCCTGGCAAAGGATTCGAGAAGGGCTACGCGTACCCTTTCTATTCGGATTTCGATGCTGCGAGCGAACAGTTCTTCAACGACCCTGACCTCGAACCGGTCACGTCGCACGTCGATTCGGGCGACGGTCTCCGCTGGCTCATACTCGAACTGGTCGAGATGGGCTGGGACACGCCCGAAGAGATAGAAGACTTCCTGACCGAGACGCTATTCTGGCATCAGCTCTCCGGCGACCGTGCGTGGGACGACGGAACGGTCGATAAGCGGACGCGAATGCGTCAAAAGCTTCGGGAGGCGGCCGACTGGTTACAGAAGTTCGGCTTCCTCCGGGAGAAAGAGACCGAACAGCGATTCGAGAACACGCGGCAGGGAAGCGCCGCCGTGGAATTTAACTTCAACGTTTTCGGCGGGTACTCGCTACGGAGCGTCCACGACCTTTGTGCCGACCTCGAATCCAAGGACACGTTCACCGCTCAGAATTTGCTCTATCAGTTCGCCGTGTTCACGGACGCCTACCTCTCGCACGACGGGCTCTCGACGGACTTCGAAGACAAACTCCTCAACGCCGAGTACCTGCCGGATGAAGACCCTGCCATCGTCACCGGTATCCTCGGCTGGTATTGGAGTCAGGGGATTCCCGCGACCGAAATCGAGGACCGGACGAATGTAGACCCGACGTCGATCCGCATGACGGCACGGAACCTCTCACGGACGCTCGATGCGGCGACACCTCTGTTCGACGCGATTCAGGCCGAGAAACCCGACTGGTACGACGACTTCGTGACGAGCATCGAGAAGGGCGTTCCGCGAGAAGACCTACCCGTCGCCCGCCACGTCCACGGTGTCGGACGCGTGACGATCTCGAACCTCCGCGACTACCTGACCGAGATGGACACCGGCGATACCCGATTCGACTTCCAGACCGAGACATTAGCTGGCGGTCTCGGCGAAGCCTACGAACAGGTCAAACGCGAAGACCAGCTAGAAGCGTTCCTTCAGAACGTGGACCGGATCGGCCAGACGCGGGCGAAGCGATTAACGGCATTCGCTGAACGTCAGGACGGCGACCGTGATGTCGAACCGCTGTTTGGCGCGAATGCTGTGGAGAGCGAAAGCGGCGGGACCACCTCGTTCAGTCGGAACTCTAGTCTGGACGAGTTCATGTGA
- a CDS encoding PD-(D/E)XK nuclease family protein, which produces MHVSAESGGDGHGSELAVAAGQIFTRTPAAGENDTPPSGLHWRTSPTPIREARQVARRVRRQLADGADPEDVLVVVPELLSYRDQLAETFDEVGVHVANVGRPPIQQTQVGRAALTLVDCCLSDPTQQDVAVLSSSPAVTLGDDSETVNTTTILSLIDRLPTTDLDRLQQELDDDPTTAIDHFREDIETVSSASREKTIDALRELFDAVELESNAEQLADSGEGIELTALETVERVIDAVETVEFSAGERGFGDGTSVDPVRYVADSLEGQRVAQRTRDQKGVVRVVGPQDALGLSYDHLHLVGLTRVAFPPNRTRPEFFERIFETLPDVDTVDRRARARYQFAVLVGAAETVHVTTPETGADGDERLPSPVLSEFARVTGLEAETVDRGVASAGDLQRELAGLNNRERETALSQAVDEQMILLRTAETVRRGVECVENRAKTKLTSHDAQLEPETVAELHETEALSPTQLRDYARCGFRYYAERVLGFEEPEEFPTEPTPLDRGSLVHDSLESFYADLLSDTNGPVDLADYERADLEERLLTSVRTELDALNAPTDGAFGDRWLEQLLAGLSTPSKNDHYGSDHPHRGQDRGLFIRFLEYELGADDAVLAVEEPLDFGASGDEIRVTVPDGREVAIHGRIDRVTVEDDDGVAGIVHDYKTSDPTTKLTFDGVEFQLPVYTIAAQRELQKQYGEDLRYVDGGFYTVEPPAEVTRKRSLQKTIWRKDGDRDDFDRFLNRDIPERIADISDSIGNGGFHTTTLEADEAKCKHCQFRDMCGVRHHRRRERVAGVDDEGSYVPQRARSDSFYDDLGGDEA; this is translated from the coding sequence GTGCACGTCTCTGCGGAATCAGGGGGGGACGGTCACGGAAGCGAACTCGCCGTCGCCGCCGGGCAGATCTTCACTCGAACACCGGCAGCCGGCGAGAATGACACACCGCCTTCGGGGTTACACTGGCGTACCAGCCCAACACCGATCCGTGAAGCCCGTCAGGTAGCTCGGCGCGTCCGGCGGCAACTTGCCGACGGCGCAGACCCTGAGGACGTGCTTGTCGTCGTCCCCGAATTGCTGTCGTACCGCGACCAACTCGCTGAAACCTTTGACGAAGTGGGTGTCCATGTCGCCAACGTGGGCCGGCCACCGATACAGCAGACGCAAGTCGGGCGAGCAGCGCTGACGCTCGTTGACTGCTGCCTCTCAGACCCGACACAACAGGACGTGGCGGTACTGTCGAGCAGTCCCGCAGTGACACTCGGCGACGACAGTGAAACTGTTAACACGACCACGATTCTGAGCCTGATCGACCGGCTCCCGACGACAGACCTCGATAGGCTTCAGCAGGAACTAGACGACGACCCCACAACGGCTATAGACCACTTCCGCGAGGATATTGAGACGGTTTCGTCTGCGTCACGAGAGAAAACTATCGATGCTCTCCGCGAGCTCTTCGACGCGGTCGAATTAGAATCGAACGCGGAACAACTCGCGGATAGCGGTGAGGGAATCGAATTGACCGCGCTAGAGACGGTTGAACGCGTCATTGACGCCGTCGAGACGGTAGAATTTTCCGCTGGAGAACGTGGGTTCGGAGATGGAACGTCGGTTGATCCGGTGCGGTACGTGGCCGACTCGTTAGAAGGGCAACGCGTCGCACAGCGGACACGCGACCAGAAGGGCGTCGTAAGGGTCGTCGGTCCACAGGACGCTCTCGGTCTGTCGTACGATCATCTCCACCTCGTCGGTCTCACTCGGGTCGCGTTCCCGCCAAATCGGACCCGACCGGAGTTCTTCGAACGGATTTTCGAGACACTCCCGGACGTGGACACAGTCGATAGGAGGGCTCGCGCCCGTTACCAGTTTGCAGTACTCGTTGGTGCGGCCGAGACAGTCCACGTCACCACACCGGAGACGGGAGCCGACGGCGACGAGCGCCTTCCGTCGCCGGTACTAAGCGAATTTGCTCGCGTCACAGGACTAGAAGCAGAGACAGTCGACCGAGGTGTCGCCAGTGCTGGGGACCTCCAACGCGAACTCGCCGGACTCAACAATCGGGAACGGGAAACCGCACTGTCTCAAGCTGTCGACGAGCAGATGATCCTCTTGCGGACTGCCGAGACGGTTCGACGAGGAGTCGAGTGTGTGGAGAATCGCGCGAAGACGAAATTGACTTCTCACGACGCCCAATTAGAGCCGGAGACGGTTGCCGAACTCCACGAGACGGAGGCTCTCAGTCCGACGCAGTTGCGTGACTACGCGCGATGCGGGTTCCGTTACTACGCCGAACGCGTCCTGGGATTCGAGGAGCCGGAAGAATTCCCCACAGAACCAACGCCACTTGATCGCGGGTCGCTCGTCCACGACAGCCTCGAATCGTTCTATGCGGACCTGCTCTCGGATACGAATGGCCCTGTCGATCTCGCCGACTACGAGCGTGCGGATCTGGAGGAGCGACTGTTAACGAGCGTCCGTACGGAACTGGACGCCCTCAACGCACCAACGGACGGTGCATTCGGCGACCGGTGGCTCGAACAGTTGCTCGCCGGGTTATCAACCCCATCTAAGAACGACCACTACGGTAGCGATCACCCACACAGAGGTCAAGACCGCGGGCTGTTTATCCGTTTTCTCGAATACGAATTGGGCGCTGATGACGCCGTCCTCGCGGTTGAGGAACCTCTTGACTTCGGCGCGAGCGGCGATGAAATCCGTGTCACAGTGCCAGACGGGAGAGAAGTAGCGATTCATGGCCGCATTGATCGTGTTACGGTCGAGGACGACGATGGCGTCGCTGGCATAGTTCACGATTACAAAACCAGCGACCCGACGACGAAACTCACGTTCGACGGAGTCGAGTTCCAATTGCCGGTGTACACTATCGCAGCGCAACGGGAGCTACAGAAACAATACGGCGAGGACTTACGATATGTCGACGGAGGGTTCTACACAGTCGAGCCGCCAGCAGAGGTGACTCGGAAGCGGAGCCTTCAGAAGACGATTTGGCGGAAAGACGGCGACCGCGATGACTTCGACCGCTTCCTCAATAGGGACATCCCCGAGCGTATCGCGGACATCAGCGATAGCATCGGTAACGGTGGGTTCCACACCACGACACTGGAAGCGGACGAAGCAAAGTGCAAACACTGCCAGTTCCGAGACATGTGCGGTGTTCGCCATCATCGTCGCCGCGAGCGCGTCGCGGGCGTAGACGACGAGGGGAGTTACGTCCCACAGCGGGCTCGGTCTGACAGCTTCTACGACGACCTCGGGGGTGACGAGGCGTGA
- a CDS encoding UvrD-helicase domain-containing protein: MGADYNGSRYAPALARVFETVAERYSDRKENQNAVDFDDLIEDTITLLTANDDFREAVQSKFEYVMIDEMQDTDPSQWALVRLLAGADDPTTPPNTDTFDANLFLVGDEKQSIYRFRGADVTTFGTAREDLKAANGDTVAERDDEYETDPAEVELTGNFRTVTAPREFDNELFERVFRPFDEQREPFRSYITVPQRGTYGRNGGVGFGRVPPRP, translated from the coding sequence CTGGGAGCAGATTACAACGGCAGTCGGTACGCTCCGGCCCTCGCGCGAGTATTCGAGACAGTCGCCGAACGATACAGTGACCGGAAGGAAAACCAGAACGCAGTCGATTTCGACGACCTAATCGAGGATACCATCACTCTACTGACAGCGAACGACGACTTCCGAGAGGCCGTCCAATCGAAGTTCGAGTACGTGATGATCGATGAGATGCAGGACACTGACCCGTCCCAGTGGGCGCTTGTTCGCCTTCTCGCCGGAGCCGACGACCCAACGACACCCCCCAACACCGATACATTCGACGCGAATCTCTTCCTCGTCGGTGACGAAAAACAGAGTATCTACCGCTTCCGCGGTGCTGACGTTACCACCTTCGGCACGGCGCGAGAGGACCTCAAAGCAGCGAACGGCGACACAGTGGCCGAGCGGGACGATGAGTACGAGACAGACCCAGCAGAAGTCGAACTAACGGGTAATTTTCGTACCGTCACAGCGCCGCGGGAGTTCGACAACGAACTGTTCGAGCGCGTGTTCAGGCCGTTCGATGAGCAACGGGAACCGTTCAGAAGCTACATCACAGTCCCTCAACGGGGAACGTACGGCAGGAACGGAGGTGTCGGGTTCGGTCGAGTACCTCCTCGTCCCTAA
- a CDS encoding UvrD-helicase domain-containing protein — MSGSVEYLLVPNEDEQELHETGFLANTPIFGDAADREAHALAARLTRLFADPPEVYDTETEEIRKARPEDVTILFRARTRLPQFERAFDVWDIPYTVASGTGFWDTPEIRTLIGLFEVLANPDDDVALYGLLRSALFGFTDDEIANPAASEGSLWGAIRDREGDLGDAAEQIEGWREQAGVGDATAAPSWGQLLSGILAETGYFGAVGAGDRPQQAVENVEQFREQVRSWAEGGNPTLAELLTRIRDRREVETHASQATVPEDNDGVRLRTIHSAKGLEFPIVVVPEVGREFNFGSGVDDDGKVYLGEIPVGEGTEPILGLKAPSPNDPYESTDTLARSELKRRGRCRERAEQKRLLYVAATRARDHLLMCGLHELDDDADSLTLSTSKPHGDGKRWRDWLQPVLLGDGTLNPDDDHPEIADTLDALSDDSVYGTVLDEADYTVRVPPAPLEDWRAVRKGDDREPDEPLDDRIPCVNVPEADISQPPVETTATTFAEAVAPDPTTTIAGDAVGDTDAYPDHEGLAENHVGTVVHELLEHRPPREDWRAVANSRASGLGDPTEEDLDQIVEYAERGLSTREALVESYDPNTVHEEVSVVARFDAGRVVGEIDLLLVTDERFVVLDYKTDETSTRSVDDLAEKHWPQLEVYAAALAQSDPNRTVETVLYFTAADTERRQEFDAFDLEDLQTDLETRLSQLRSASESEPLARR, encoded by the coding sequence GTGTCGGGTTCGGTCGAGTACCTCCTCGTCCCTAATGAGGACGAGCAGGAACTTCACGAGACGGGCTTTCTTGCGAATACACCTATCTTCGGCGATGCAGCCGACCGCGAGGCGCACGCACTGGCCGCGCGATTGACACGGCTATTCGCAGACCCTCCGGAGGTGTACGACACGGAGACCGAGGAAATCCGCAAAGCGCGTCCAGAGGACGTGACGATCCTCTTCCGTGCGCGGACGCGACTCCCACAGTTCGAGCGTGCGTTCGACGTCTGGGACATACCCTACACTGTCGCCTCTGGCACAGGGTTCTGGGATACACCGGAGATTCGGACTCTCATCGGGCTCTTCGAAGTGCTTGCGAACCCCGACGATGACGTGGCGCTGTATGGCCTCCTGCGGTCGGCACTGTTCGGATTCACCGACGACGAGATTGCTAACCCAGCCGCCAGCGAAGGGTCGCTGTGGGGAGCGATCCGCGACAGAGAAGGCGATCTCGGGGATGCCGCGGAACAAATCGAAGGATGGCGAGAACAAGCAGGCGTTGGTGACGCGACTGCCGCGCCGTCATGGGGACAGCTTCTCTCCGGGATACTTGCAGAGACTGGCTACTTCGGCGCAGTCGGGGCAGGCGATAGGCCGCAACAAGCCGTGGAAAACGTAGAACAATTCCGCGAACAGGTTCGGTCCTGGGCCGAAGGGGGGAACCCAACCTTAGCAGAACTACTGACGCGAATCCGCGACCGACGAGAGGTCGAGACTCACGCGTCACAGGCGACTGTCCCGGAAGACAACGACGGCGTGCGACTCCGGACCATCCACTCCGCGAAAGGACTGGAGTTCCCCATTGTCGTCGTTCCCGAAGTGGGACGGGAGTTCAATTTCGGCAGCGGTGTCGACGACGACGGAAAAGTGTACCTAGGGGAGATTCCCGTCGGGGAGGGGACAGAACCAATTCTCGGATTGAAGGCTCCATCGCCGAACGACCCGTACGAGTCAACGGACACCCTCGCGCGGTCGGAGCTGAAGCGCCGCGGTAGGTGCAGAGAGCGCGCCGAACAGAAGCGACTCCTGTATGTCGCCGCCACGCGGGCCCGCGACCACCTCCTGATGTGTGGACTCCACGAACTGGACGACGACGCCGACTCACTCACACTGTCGACGTCGAAGCCTCACGGCGACGGGAAACGTTGGCGAGATTGGCTCCAACCAGTGCTCCTCGGTGACGGAACACTCAACCCTGACGACGATCACCCAGAGATAGCCGACACCCTCGATGCCCTTAGTGACGACAGTGTCTACGGGACGGTACTCGACGAGGCCGACTACACCGTCCGGGTTCCGCCCGCACCTCTCGAAGATTGGCGTGCAGTTCGGAAAGGCGATGACAGAGAACCCGACGAGCCGCTGGACGATAGAATCCCGTGCGTGAACGTCCCTGAGGCGGACATCTCGCAACCGCCAGTAGAGACGACCGCGACGACCTTCGCCGAAGCGGTCGCACCAGATCCCACAACCACCATCGCGGGCGATGCGGTGGGAGACACCGACGCGTATCCGGACCATGAGGGACTCGCCGAGAATCACGTCGGGACCGTGGTTCACGAACTGCTGGAGCACCGCCCACCACGCGAGGACTGGCGAGCCGTCGCCAACAGCCGGGCGAGCGGACTCGGCGACCCCACAGAGGAGGACCTCGATCAGATAGTTGAATACGCCGAGCGTGGGCTCAGCACCCGAGAAGCATTGGTCGAGTCGTACGACCCTAATACGGTTCACGAAGAGGTGTCTGTGGTCGCCCGATTCGACGCCGGACGGGTCGTCGGTGAGATAGATCTGTTGCTCGTAACTGACGAACGATTCGTCGTCCTCGACTACAAGACCGACGAAACGAGTACGCGCTCCGTTGACGACCTCGCCGAGAAACACTGGCCGCAGTTGGAGGTGTACGCCGCCGCACTCGCACAGAGCGATCCAAACCGTACCGTGGAAACCGTGCTGTACTTCACTGCCGCGGACACGGAACGACGGCAGGAGTTCGACGCGTTTGATCTTGAAGATCTCCAGACCGATCTAGAAACGAGGCTGTCGCAGCTACGGTCGGCTAGCGAAAGTGAACCACTGGCACGACGCTAA